One genomic region from Saprospiraceae bacterium encodes:
- a CDS encoding 4-hydroxyproline epimerase translates to MKNSFFCYDAHTCGNPVRLVAEGGPDLIGNNMSEKRQHFLAEYDWIRRGLMFEPRGHDMMSGSILYPPHDEANDVAVLFIETSGCLPMCGHGTIGTITIGIEKGLIQPKTPGIVRMEAPAGLIMVEYKMQGDKVVSVKLTNVPSFLEATNLEVDCPVLGSLKVDVAYGGNYYAIVDPQPHFNGIDDYSASQLIQWSPILRQQINDLYTFEHPANPTIKRCSHILWTGKPRDIGSHGRNAVFYGDKAIDRSPCGTGTSARMAQWHAQGKLNKGDQFVHESIIHSKFTGEVEDEIDYFGKRAIVPSIEGWAKITGQNTITIDDDDPYAYGFQVL, encoded by the coding sequence ATGAAAAATTCTTTTTTTTGTTATGATGCACATACTTGCGGCAATCCTGTACGGTTGGTCGCAGAAGGAGGACCCGATTTGATAGGTAATAATATGAGTGAAAAAAGGCAACATTTCCTGGCTGAATATGATTGGATCCGCAGAGGTTTGATGTTTGAGCCTCGTGGACATGATATGATGAGTGGAAGTATATTATACCCACCACATGATGAAGCCAACGATGTAGCTGTCTTATTTATCGAGACGAGCGGATGCTTACCGATGTGTGGCCACGGCACCATAGGAACTATTACAATAGGTATTGAAAAAGGATTGATCCAACCCAAAACCCCCGGCATCGTAAGGATGGAAGCACCCGCAGGATTGATCATGGTCGAATACAAAATGCAAGGAGACAAGGTGGTTTCTGTCAAACTGACCAATGTTCCTTCTTTTTTGGAGGCGACCAATCTTGAAGTCGACTGTCCGGTATTAGGCAGTTTAAAAGTGGATGTCGCTTATGGGGGTAATTATTACGCAATCGTTGATCCTCAACCTCATTTCAATGGAATAGATGATTATTCAGCAAGTCAGTTGATTCAGTGGAGCCCTATCCTCCGTCAGCAAATCAACGATCTCTATACTTTTGAACACCCTGCCAACCCCACTATCAAACGTTGTTCGCATATCCTGTGGACAGGAAAGCCTCGTGATATTGGTTCTCATGGACGCAATGCAGTATTCTATGGAGACAAAGCCATTGACAGATCGCCTTGCGGCACAGGCACCTCTGCGCGCATGGCGCAGTGGCATGCTCAAGGCAAGCTTAACAAAGGAGATCAGTTCGTACATGAAAGCATCATCCACAGTAAGTTTACAGGCGAGGTGGAGGACGAAATAGACTACTTTGGAAAAAGAGCTATAGTACCCAGTATCGAAGGATGGGCTAAAATCACAGGGCAAAACACGATAACCATTGATGATGACGATCCTTATGCGTATGGGTTTCAGGTTTTGTAA
- the ruvA gene encoding Holliday junction branch migration protein RuvA, with protein sequence MYYYLKGKLTSIHPTVAVIDCNGVGYHVHISLHTYSQIDKSTEVMLYTHLAIKEDAHVLYGFAQLDEKSLFQLLISVSGVGTSTAQLILSSLTPDAIKQAIIREDDLTFKSIKGIGEKTAKRIILDLKDKVGKESDHRSPVIPGQPHHNTLQAEALSALIALGFQRNKSQQVLASISQKQSIQSVEELIKQALRQLSS encoded by the coding sequence ATGTATTATTATCTCAAAGGTAAACTTACTTCTATCCACCCTACAGTAGCGGTCATAGACTGTAATGGAGTAGGCTATCATGTGCACATCAGTCTGCATACTTATAGTCAAATAGACAAATCAACAGAGGTCATGCTATATACCCATCTGGCTATCAAAGAAGATGCTCATGTCCTCTACGGGTTTGCACAATTAGACGAAAAATCACTTTTTCAACTATTGATATCGGTCAGTGGGGTAGGGACCAGTACCGCTCAATTGATTTTGTCTTCTCTGACACCAGATGCCATCAAGCAAGCAATAATCCGTGAAGACGACCTCACATTCAAATCAATAAAGGGAATCGGGGAGAAAACTGCCAAACGAATCATCCTGGATTTAAAAGACAAGGTGGGTAAGGAATCTGACCACCGATCACCCGTGATTCCCGGGCAGCCACATCACAATACTTTGCAAGCTGAAGCGTTATCAGCATTGATTGCTTTGGGCTTCCAGAGGAATAAAAGCCAGCAGGTACTGGCCTCTATTAGTCAAAAGCAATCTATCCAGAGCGTGGAGGAATTAATAAAACAAGCATTAAGGCAGCTTTCTTCTTAA
- the sprA gene encoding cell surface protein SprA yields the protein MEIKPSGNVDISPGVSYQNIKNPSLTLRQQKQLTPDFDMGIQMNLQGKIGEKLNLDVKYNTQSTFDFDNAMKLNYSSDKFSEDEILKKIEAGDVSLPLRTTLIQGAQKLFGVKAETQFGHLRLTGIASQTRTQQERINLQGGAQVQEFEIQGDEYDENQHYLLGHYFRNIFERSMIKLPYINTLAKIDLNSLQVWVSPDPRDINNLRQVVAFSDLGEYDRMNNPDPDFWRMGVTPTIDPQYNEKLPENNTNRIYKEFLADPSLRQANNVVSGLQRPPFNFVIGRDFEVFKGELLDQREYTVHPDLGFISFRRTVRPSDIVAISYKYTFNGKAYKVGEFTQEVTPDSLSVIVTKLVKPRSNRIDFAMWDLMMKNFYSLRSYGISEEDFKLDIFFDDPGAGEKRFLPETELKSIPLLNLLNLDKLNKQRDPLPDGVFDYVPGLTIDPQNGRMMFPVLEPFGSSLGRKISDPDLRKKYVFQQLYDSTKTAALNFPEANRYIIKGEYKSSSGGDVALNSFNIPQGSVRVKAGAQELRPDQYEIDYQTGRVRVTDQAILSSGVPVSIDYENNSQFGFNNNRTMFGLRGEYDFNKHLSVGGTLMRLFERPYTQKVNIGEDPINNAIYGLDLVYNNQAPWITRFLDRLPLLSTKEPSKIAFLGEAAALRPGHSRAINQGKDKGGTSYIDDFEGSTSNQDLATQINSWFMSSTPSSKKFKESAPDFSNTLIPGYNRAKLSWYRIDRLVDGGRSGLDNYAAQIPVQELFPARQIAPGLNTEIYTFNLTYNPIERGPYNFDPPGGSPYSAGLDKNGKLLDPRSRWAGIQKGLYNTDFEAANIETVEFWLLDPFMSKADGSPVTTGGNLYINLGDISEDIMKDGQLFFENGLPTTKNKTRVDSTAWGRIPLVQAITRAHNNDPEILKQQDVGFDGLDNDGERQHFSDYLQKLQSGGVNPLDIERIREDPSNDDYKFFNDQSYDANSGIVKRYSNWNNPEGNSSFTDQAGTTVRNYTQYPESEDINDDNAFDQSEAYFEYKIPLYPDQTGRMAINKYVTDTISGANGRVWYRIKIPINSPDSTVGSISGLRNIRFIRMYMTDFDQSVTLRMNAIDLVRNQWRRYQLPLCLGDKIDADFQFDVNDVNIEENSQRFPIPYVVPAGIQRENTIGPYPNLLQNEQSISLSVKNLEGGCAAAVYKSLRMDMRNYERIRMFVHADSPEPLSKEEFSTFIRIGSDFTNNYYEYQIPTTLSQRDLIVPGKESSEIWKAENELDLALQALVELKKERNAANAPLDLEYAKADPEHPGNKMIVLGNPTLGKVKQVMLGLRFPQKSNIQHSADVWFNELRLNGLNEQGGFGAIARLDLQLADLGDVSISGNLNSIGWGALDQKVLQRRQEDLKQIDINSNLELGKFLPQKWGIKIPLYTQLSVNTSAPKYDPYDLDIKLKDKLLEARSSTEKDSIRNQARDYESIRSFNLTNVRKERNGQSKPMPWDISNFGFNYSFTQTNNHDPIIESDQENIYKGGFNYNFARQAKYISPFKKLIKNDKLLPFITQFNFNPLPNSFSFTTGLDRRFGNRAFRFSTPEYGRSITKLFYWDRKYNLQWDLTQSFKFSFNASNNSVIDEIRAMDDLGRVDPNYDERANRDTIWKNISSLGRPKNYMHNINASYNVPTKHIPLMDWMQITAQGTGTFAWLAGSENVVDFLGNVIQNSQNRQLSANFNFDALYDKWGYLRKINQPAVKASSNPAGPRTRDRSGAPQPAKPAADRNAKKEKQPGWIERALIRPLMSLRKGRLTYSENLASLVPGFRGSPKYLGLSNGFGDPGWAYILGMDPTQTWLDDIARTGAITDDVRLNEQFSRNYTQNLDARLTVEPFNEFNIEVSLTKNYTRNYLEFFKDDGSGRGFRHLAPTEVGSFNISYLGINTLFGKNVDSLYAEFERNRAIFSQRLPNQPGAGPHPNDPTYTEGFGRKNQQVIIPAFLATYTGIDPTVAGLDVFKSKPRPNWQLSYTGLHKLPLLKEFLSGATIRHGYSSKLVVNQFNSDLFYDSDSLYRKKALTNDYYSRIEIPNVIMTEAFNPLIGIDFKTKSDLQFNMDYSIARSLQLNMIDYQLIEQNSKELTVGFGWRIKNVVMPFGKSTKTRTRTPKPAPGATPDATDARGRNKAAAKKGNDLNLKFDLSFRDDLTNQRVLDQDQNVPTRGAKTLRVSNGADYEVNDRVTLRLFFDYNRIIPAVQESFPITTARGGLTIRLALK from the coding sequence GTGGAGATCAAACCAAGTGGCAATGTGGATATTTCTCCGGGAGTGTCCTATCAAAATATCAAAAATCCATCCCTGACCCTGCGTCAGCAAAAACAGCTAACCCCTGACTTTGATATGGGCATTCAGATGAATTTACAAGGTAAAATCGGCGAAAAGCTCAATCTGGATGTGAAATATAATACGCAGTCAACCTTCGATTTTGACAATGCTATGAAGCTCAACTATAGTAGTGATAAGTTTAGCGAAGATGAAATCTTGAAAAAAATAGAGGCTGGTGATGTGAGTTTGCCTTTAAGGACTACCTTGATACAAGGCGCTCAAAAGCTATTCGGAGTAAAAGCAGAGACCCAGTTTGGTCATCTTAGGTTGACAGGGATAGCCTCCCAAACTCGTACCCAACAAGAGCGCATCAACCTTCAGGGGGGAGCCCAAGTGCAAGAGTTTGAGATACAAGGAGATGAGTATGATGAAAATCAGCATTACCTCCTCGGACATTACTTCAGGAACATTTTTGAGCGGTCCATGATCAAGCTCCCTTATATCAATACACTGGCCAAGATAGACCTTAATAGTCTTCAGGTATGGGTAAGCCCGGATCCCAGGGATATCAATAATCTGCGGCAAGTGGTGGCTTTTTCTGATTTAGGAGAATACGATCGGATGAATAATCCTGACCCGGATTTCTGGCGAATGGGTGTCACTCCAACGATCGATCCACAGTACAACGAAAAGCTTCCTGAAAATAATACGAACAGAATATATAAGGAGTTTCTCGCTGACCCAAGCCTTCGACAGGCCAATAATGTCGTCAGTGGGCTTCAAAGACCACCATTCAATTTCGTCATTGGTAGAGATTTTGAAGTATTTAAAGGGGAGCTGCTGGATCAACGTGAGTATACCGTACATCCTGACCTGGGATTTATCTCGTTTCGGAGGACAGTCAGGCCAAGTGACATAGTTGCTATATCTTATAAGTACACGTTTAATGGAAAGGCCTACAAAGTCGGAGAGTTTACACAAGAAGTCACCCCAGATTCTTTATCAGTCATCGTCACGAAACTGGTAAAGCCCAGATCCAATCGAATCGATTTTGCTATGTGGGACCTGATGATGAAAAACTTTTATTCTTTGAGATCTTACGGCATCAGCGAAGAAGATTTTAAGTTGGATATATTTTTTGATGACCCGGGAGCTGGCGAAAAACGATTCTTGCCAGAAACAGAACTCAAAAGCATACCCCTGCTCAATCTACTCAACCTGGATAAGCTCAACAAACAAAGAGATCCCTTGCCGGATGGAGTATTTGATTATGTGCCCGGATTGACCATAGACCCACAAAATGGCCGCATGATGTTTCCGGTGCTAGAGCCATTCGGGAGCAGTTTAGGAAGGAAGATATCTGATCCGGACTTAAGGAAAAAATATGTATTTCAGCAATTGTATGATTCTACCAAAACAGCTGCCTTAAACTTCCCTGAGGCCAACCGGTATATCATCAAGGGCGAATATAAGTCATCAAGTGGAGGGGATGTCGCGCTTAATTCATTCAACATTCCTCAAGGATCTGTACGTGTCAAGGCAGGCGCCCAGGAACTCAGACCGGATCAATATGAGATAGATTATCAGACCGGGAGGGTGAGAGTGACAGACCAGGCGATTTTAAGTTCAGGAGTGCCGGTCAGTATTGATTATGAAAACAATTCTCAATTTGGATTTAACAATAACCGGACTATGTTTGGTCTGAGAGGTGAGTATGATTTTAATAAACATCTCAGTGTAGGTGGTACGTTGATGAGACTTTTTGAGCGACCTTACACCCAAAAGGTCAATATTGGCGAAGACCCTATCAATAATGCCATTTATGGATTGGACCTGGTATATAATAATCAGGCGCCCTGGATCACGAGGTTCTTGGATCGGTTACCGTTATTATCGACCAAAGAACCTTCTAAAATTGCCTTCCTTGGCGAAGCAGCTGCACTCCGTCCAGGCCATTCAAGGGCGATCAATCAAGGCAAAGACAAAGGGGGTACATCCTATATCGATGATTTTGAAGGTAGTACGAGCAATCAGGATCTGGCTACCCAAATCAATTCCTGGTTTATGTCCAGTACGCCATCGAGCAAAAAATTCAAAGAATCTGCGCCTGATTTTAGCAATACCCTGATCCCAGGTTATAATCGTGCCAAATTGAGCTGGTATCGTATCGATCGGCTTGTAGACGGTGGTAGGTCGGGATTGGATAATTATGCTGCCCAGATTCCGGTTCAAGAACTCTTTCCTGCCCGTCAAATAGCACCTGGCTTAAATACAGAAATTTACACCTTTAATTTGACTTACAATCCGATAGAGCGGGGCCCATATAATTTTGATCCACCAGGAGGATCTCCTTATTCTGCCGGGCTGGACAAAAATGGTAAGCTGCTCGATCCCCGGTCCCGATGGGCCGGTATTCAAAAAGGCTTGTACAACACTGACTTTGAAGCCGCCAATATAGAAACCGTAGAGTTCTGGTTGCTCGATCCTTTTATGAGCAAAGCGGATGGATCCCCGGTCACAACCGGAGGCAATTTGTATATCAATCTTGGGGATATATCTGAAGACATCATGAAAGATGGTCAACTCTTTTTTGAAAATGGCCTTCCAACCACAAAGAATAAAACCAGAGTAGATAGCACTGCCTGGGGCAGAATACCTTTGGTACAAGCTATTACTCGGGCGCATAACAACGATCCGGAGATACTCAAACAGCAAGATGTAGGATTTGATGGATTAGACAACGATGGTGAACGGCAGCATTTTTCAGACTATCTCCAGAAACTTCAGTCAGGTGGTGTGAACCCTCTGGATATAGAACGAATTCGTGAAGACCCTTCCAATGATGATTATAAATTCTTTAATGATCAATCTTACGATGCCAATTCAGGCATCGTGAAGCGATATAGCAATTGGAACAATCCTGAAGGGAATAGCAGCTTTACTGACCAGGCCGGTACTACTGTGAGAAACTATACTCAATATCCTGAATCAGAAGATATCAATGATGATAATGCCTTCGATCAAAGTGAAGCTTATTTTGAATATAAAATCCCTCTGTATCCGGATCAGACAGGGCGAATGGCCATCAATAAATATGTCACAGATACTATCTCCGGTGCCAATGGAAGAGTATGGTATAGAATTAAAATCCCTATAAATTCTCCGGACTCTACGGTAGGCTCCATCAGTGGATTGAGAAATATTCGGTTTATCAGGATGTATATGACAGATTTTGACCAATCTGTGACGCTGAGGATGAATGCCATAGATTTAGTCAGAAATCAATGGAGACGATATCAATTGCCACTGTGCCTGGGGGATAAAATAGATGCAGACTTCCAGTTTGATGTCAATGATGTTAATATCGAAGAAAACAGCCAACGTTTTCCAATCCCTTATGTGGTACCTGCAGGCATCCAAAGAGAAAATACGATAGGTCCATACCCCAATCTTTTACAAAACGAACAATCAATCTCCTTGTCGGTCAAAAATCTCGAAGGGGGATGTGCTGCAGCAGTCTACAAATCATTGAGGATGGATATGCGTAACTATGAGCGTATACGTATGTTTGTGCATGCAGACTCCCCAGAGCCATTGAGCAAAGAAGAGTTTTCTACTTTCATCAGGATCGGAAGTGATTTTACTAATAATTATTACGAATATCAGATACCCACGACGCTCAGTCAACGAGATTTAATCGTGCCAGGCAAGGAATCTTCTGAAATTTGGAAAGCAGAAAACGAATTGGATCTGGCACTTCAGGCACTCGTAGAGCTTAAGAAAGAGCGCAATGCGGCCAATGCCCCTCTCGACCTGGAATATGCCAAAGCCGATCCAGAACATCCCGGCAATAAAATGATCGTATTAGGCAATCCTACTTTAGGCAAAGTAAAACAAGTGATGCTAGGACTCCGGTTTCCTCAAAAAAGTAATATTCAGCATTCGGCAGATGTATGGTTCAATGAATTGAGGCTAAACGGGCTTAATGAACAAGGAGGATTTGGAGCCATAGCCCGATTAGATCTGCAACTGGCTGATCTGGGTGATGTATCTATCAGTGGCAACCTCAATTCGATCGGCTGGGGTGCACTGGACCAAAAAGTATTACAGAGAAGACAAGAGGATCTTAAACAAATCGATATCAACTCCAATCTTGAATTAGGTAAATTTTTACCTCAGAAATGGGGTATCAAGATCCCGCTCTACACGCAGTTAAGTGTCAATACCAGTGCACCAAAATATGATCCTTATGACCTGGACATCAAGTTAAAAGATAAATTGTTAGAAGCACGAAGCAGTACTGAAAAGGATAGTATCCGCAATCAGGCCCGTGACTATGAGTCTATACGCAGTTTTAACCTGACCAATGTGCGAAAAGAACGAAATGGTCAGTCGAAGCCTATGCCCTGGGACATTTCCAATTTTGGATTTAATTATTCTTTTACTCAGACCAATAATCATGATCCTATCATAGAGTCTGATCAGGAAAATATATACAAAGGAGGATTCAACTATAACTTTGCCCGTCAGGCCAAATATATATCCCCTTTCAAAAAGTTGATCAAAAACGACAAATTATTGCCTTTTATCACCCAGTTTAATTTTAATCCTTTGCCAAATAGTTTTTCATTTACTACGGGCCTGGATAGAAGATTTGGCAATCGGGCGTTTAGATTTTCCACACCGGAATATGGTCGGTCTATCACTAAATTATTCTATTGGGATAGAAAGTATAATCTGCAATGGGACCTCACCCAATCATTTAAGTTCTCTTTCAATGCCTCTAATAATTCTGTCATCGATGAGATCAGAGCGATGGATGATCTGGGTAGGGTAGATCCAAATTATGATGAAAGAGCCAACAGAGATACCATATGGAAAAACATCTCTAGTCTCGGCAGACCCAAAAACTATATGCATAATATTAATGCATCTTATAATGTCCCTACGAAGCATATTCCTCTCATGGACTGGATGCAAATTACTGCCCAAGGTACAGGTACTTTCGCCTGGCTTGCGGGGTCCGAAAATGTGGTAGATTTTCTGGGCAACGTGATTCAGAACAGTCAAAACCGACAGCTTAGCGCCAATTTCAATTTTGATGCTTTGTATGATAAATGGGGTTACCTGCGAAAAATCAATCAGCCTGCTGTCAAAGCTTCTTCCAATCCTGCTGGTCCACGAACAAGGGATCGTTCTGGAGCTCCTCAACCTGCCAAACCCGCTGCTGATCGAAATGCCAAAAAGGAAAAACAACCAGGGTGGATAGAACGGGCTTTGATCAGACCATTGATGAGTTTGAGGAAAGGTCGGTTGACTTACTCTGAGAATCTAGCTTCTTTGGTACCTGGCTTCAGGGGTTCGCCTAAATATTTGGGCCTGAGCAATGGGTTTGGAGATCCGGGATGGGCATATATCTTAGGTATGGATCCTACTCAAACCTGGCTGGACGATATTGCTCGTACAGGTGCTATCACCGATGATGTAAGGCTCAATGAGCAGTTTTCAAGAAATTATACTCAAAATCTGGATGCACGCCTGACGGTGGAGCCTTTTAATGAGTTTAATATAGAAGTCTCCTTAACCAAAAATTATACCCGCAACTATCTCGAATTTTTTAAAGATGATGGCAGTGGTAGAGGGTTTAGGCATTTGGCTCCTACAGAAGTTGGATCATTTAATATATCCTATTTAGGCATCAATACCTTGTTTGGCAAAAACGTGGATTCATTGTATGCTGAGTTTGAACGCAACAGAGCTATTTTCTCACAGCGATTACCCAATCAGCCCGGAGCTGGACCTCATCCCAATGATCCGACTTATACGGAAGGCTTTGGAAGGAAAAATCAACAAGTGATCATCCCGGCTTTTTTAGCGACCTATACGGGCATAGATCCAACTGTAGCAGGGCTGGATGTATTCAAATCCAAGCCGCGACCAAATTGGCAGCTCAGTTATACCGGACTGCATAAACTTCCTCTGCTTAAAGAGTTTTTGAGTGGGGCTACGATTAGACATGGGTATTCTTCCAAATTAGTAGTCAATCAATTTAATTCGGACCTATTCTACGATTCAGACTCCCTGTATCGTAAAAAAGCATTGACTAACGATTATTACTCAAGGATAGAGATACCTAATGTGATCATGACAGAAGCATTCAACCCTTTGATAGGCATCGATTTTAAAACCAAGTCTGACCTCCAGTTTAATATGGATTATTCTATAGCCAGGAGCCTTCAATTGAATATGATTGACTATCAGCTGATAGAACAAAACTCTAAAGAACTGACTGTAGGGTTTGGCTGGAGAATCAAAAACGTAGTCATGCCTTTTGGCAAGTCCACTAAGACCCGTACCCGTACGCCAAAACCAGCTCCTGGAGCGACGCCCGATGCAACAGACGCGCGTGGAAGGAATAAAGCAGCTGCCAAGAAGGGTAATGATCTCAATCTTAAGTTTGATCTATCCTTCAGGGATGATCTGACCAATCAAAGAGTACTTGATCAGGATCAGAATGTGCCTACCCGGGGTGCTAAAACATTGAGGGTCTCCAATGGCGCAGATTATGAAGTGAATGATCGGGTCACCCTGAGGTTGTTTTTTGATTATAACCGTATCATACCCGCAGTGCAAGAATCCTTCCCGATCACTACTGCCCGCGGAGGTTTGACCATTCGGTTAGCATTGAAATAA
- a CDS encoding HAMP domain-containing histidine kinase, producing MTKRTIWLIIVSMGIALLGSILLQMYWIRLTLREQEEQFDREVNQILGTVVEDIDKRELKLLNDYIDYSPGESQKLLLANKDKGIIDRLGSRRGFLLIDSLLKKEVFRLGNNHEYHYGIYSSRDSGFVVIDNMFSVSSMSSSMSKSGFQRGLYTTPYTIQLFLPSDKGSGRLFLYLPFRKQIIWKTLLPAAIGSLVFSALILACFAYTIYVIQQQKKISDMKNDFINNMTHEFKTPIATISLASDSINNPSIISNPDKVQRFTKIIRQENSRMLGQVEKVLQIAQLEKKDLQLNFTEINIHSLLQDIAENVNLQIKSKGGQLKLNLEAADAVIEGDMTHISNILYNLMDNANKYTPESPHISVHTRNVSNGIEISIEDNGIGISRENQKYIFEKFYRVSTGNLHDVKGFGLGLSYVKVMVDAHQGTIQVKSALGKGSTFILYFPKKQNKS from the coding sequence ATGACTAAACGAACCATTTGGTTGATCATCGTCTCCATGGGCATTGCTTTGCTTGGGAGCATATTATTGCAGATGTACTGGATACGGTTGACACTTCGAGAACAGGAAGAACAGTTTGATCGGGAGGTAAATCAAATACTGGGTACGGTAGTTGAAGACATCGATAAAAGAGAATTAAAATTATTAAACGATTATATTGACTATTCTCCAGGTGAAAGCCAAAAGTTGCTGTTAGCCAATAAAGACAAAGGTATCATAGATCGCCTGGGCAGCCGAAGGGGGTTTTTATTGATAGATTCTTTGCTGAAAAAAGAAGTTTTCAGATTAGGCAATAACCATGAATATCATTATGGTATTTACTCAAGCCGGGACTCCGGGTTTGTAGTGATAGACAATATGTTTAGTGTGAGCTCTATGTCAAGCTCCATGTCGAAAAGTGGATTTCAAAGAGGTCTATATACTACCCCTTATACTATTCAGCTTTTTCTACCAAGTGACAAGGGAAGTGGTCGATTGTTTTTGTACCTCCCGTTTAGAAAACAGATCATCTGGAAAACTTTGCTCCCTGCAGCTATTGGGTCTTTGGTATTTTCTGCTTTGATCCTGGCGTGTTTTGCCTACACGATATATGTGATCCAACAACAGAAGAAAATCTCTGATATGAAAAATGATTTTATCAATAATATGACCCATGAGTTTAAAACGCCTATCGCGACCATCTCTTTGGCTTCTGACTCTATCAACAATCCTTCGATAATATCCAATCCTGATAAAGTTCAACGCTTTACTAAAATCATCCGACAAGAAAATTCCCGAATGTTGGGGCAGGTAGAAAAAGTGCTTCAGATCGCCCAATTAGAGAAAAAAGATCTTCAACTCAATTTTACTGAAATCAATATTCACTCTCTACTTCAGGATATTGCAGAGAATGTGAACCTCCAGATTAAGAGCAAAGGTGGACAATTAAAATTGAATCTGGAGGCGGCTGATGCGGTCATTGAAGGAGATATGACTCACATCTCCAATATATTGTACAACCTAATGGATAATGCTAACAAGTACACTCCGGAGAGCCCTCATATCAGCGTTCATACGCGAAATGTATCGAATGGTATAGAGATCAGTATTGAAGACAATGGTATTGGTATCAGCCGGGAGAACCAAAAGTATATTTTTGAAAAATTTTATAGAGTATCCACTGGCAATCTTCATGATGTTAAAGGCTTTGGGTTAGGGTTGAGCTATGTAAAAGTGATGGTAGATGCTCATCAAGGTACTATTCAGGTCAAAAGCGCACTAGGTAAAGGGAGTACTTTTATTTTGTATTTTCCTAAAAAACAAAATAAAAGCTAA
- a CDS encoding response regulator transcription factor, with the protein MVKTNNKILLVEDDQNFGDVLRSYLEMHDFEVTLATDGQEGYEAFKKDHFDLCIFDVMMPKKDGFTLAKEVRQKDAEIPIVFLTAKTLKQDILEGFKTGADDYISKPFNSEELLYRIQAILKRSKKAADPREEIKEFTIGKYHFNYPLRLLQHTVTNKKDKLSPKEAHLLRMFCMYKNDVLARSEALTKIWGEDNYFTARSMDVFVTKLRKYLKDDPDLEIVNIHGNGFQLLVRNEAPV; encoded by the coding sequence ATGGTAAAAACAAATAATAAAATCCTACTTGTCGAAGATGATCAAAACTTTGGCGATGTCCTGAGATCCTATCTTGAAATGCACGACTTTGAAGTGACCTTGGCCACTGATGGGCAAGAGGGATACGAAGCGTTTAAAAAAGATCATTTTGACCTTTGTATTTTCGATGTCATGATGCCAAAGAAGGATGGTTTTACATTGGCTAAAGAAGTAAGGCAAAAAGACGCCGAAATTCCGATAGTCTTTCTTACTGCCAAGACGCTGAAACAAGATATCCTGGAAGGTTTTAAAACAGGGGCTGATGACTATATCTCAAAGCCTTTCAACTCTGAGGAGTTGCTTTACCGTATTCAGGCTATTTTAAAAAGAAGCAAAAAAGCTGCTGATCCAAGAGAAGAAATCAAGGAGTTTACCATTGGGAAATATCATTTTAATTATCCTTTGAGATTATTACAGCATACGGTGACCAATAAAAAAGATAAGCTTTCTCCAAAAGAAGCGCATCTCTTAAGGATGTTCTGCATGTACAAAAATGATGTACTGGCCAGATCAGAAGCACTGACCAAAATATGGGGTGAGGATAATTATTTTACAGCCCGAAGCATGGATGTATTCGTAACCAAACTAAGAAAATACCTCAAAGATGATCCGGATTTGGAGATCGTCAATATTCATGGAAATGGATTCCAATTGTTGGTGCGCAATGAAGCACCGGTGTAA
- a CDS encoding asparaginase, which translates to METIQVFITGGTFDKEYNLITGKLYFKDTHLHHMFERGRCVVKTDIKTLMMVDSLELMEEDRAIIIHNCKRSPYNKIILTHGTDRMVHTATVLAQEKIEGKTIILTGAMIPYAFGNSSDGFFNLGAALAFVQTLPHGVYIAMNGRYFHWNNVRKDMDTGLFEELS; encoded by the coding sequence ATGGAAACCATCCAAGTCTTTATCACAGGAGGGACATTCGACAAGGAGTACAACCTGATCACAGGTAAATTATACTTTAAAGATACCCATCTGCACCATATGTTTGAACGCGGCAGATGCGTGGTCAAAACAGATATCAAAACATTGATGATGGTGGACAGCCTCGAGTTAATGGAGGAAGATCGGGCCATTATCATTCATAATTGCAAACGCAGTCCTTATAATAAAATCATTTTGACGCATGGGACTGATCGTATGGTGCATACAGCCACCGTATTGGCTCAGGAAAAGATAGAAGGTAAAACGATTATACTCACTGGAGCAATGATCCCATATGCATTTGGCAACTCTTCCGATGGATTTTTCAATCTTGGCGCAGCATTGGCTTTTGTACAGACGCTGCCTCACGGCGTTTATATAGCGATGAATGGGAGGTATTTTCATTGGAACAATGTGCGAAAGGATATGGATACTGGATTATTTGAAGAACTCAGCTGA